In Cydia fagiglandana chromosome 23, ilCydFagi1.1, whole genome shotgun sequence, the genomic window cggcggactgttaatcagtgggccccttaagaaaaAATTAGTTGacttttttaaattgtaatttctAATTACACTTTAGGattaatacataatacataaagaCTAGTTTCCAATAGCAGAATAATTATAATTGAATTattaagtaagtagtaagtgtTACCTTGATATTGATTGGATATTTTCACGGTTGAATCGGCTGATATACGATTTCAAAAATTATACACACGACTGCAATAAAATTGGAAATATCTAcatatattagaaaaaaaatgtcgGTGCGTTCATTGAAGAAAATTACTATAATTaaagtcttttttttttattcggtagactaaaatgacatttcatagtatgaacataaaataacatttcatagtatgaaatgtcattttagtctaccgcataaaaaaaattgacttaAGTCCTTCTTAATtggagataaataaaaaaaccgggcaagtgcaagtcggactcgcccaccgagggttccgtattttttagtattgctttttatagcggcaacagaaatacatcatctgcgaaaatttcTATTGttgctatcacggtttatgagatacagcctgatgacggacagacagacgggtagacagacagacggacagacggacaatggtgtcttagtaataggatccggGTTACGGAACGCTAAAAAACTATCACTGGtgactctgtgagctgtagaccatCCATATATATCCAtagctccgccattttgaaaaaaaaccagaagctgaatcgacaaaaaacctatataattattaatttcacGTATATCGGTTTAGAAATACCACATGTAGAGAACATCCGAACATAAAGTGTTTTTTACCTAACCTGAAACGAAAACCTTCCctaaagggacccactgattaacagtccaccggatggtatcggcctgtcagttgttcggaactgtcaaaattttgatctatctgacaggccgataccgtccggcggacttttaatcaaatcaaatcctTAAGGCTTGGTCAATAATGTGTGAAAATCATTTTCATTAATTTCCATTTTATGTTccgtgtgtgtgtttgtgtattCACAGTCCCATTTACTCTGTACATGTGTACATCCAATACTCATTACACACACAAAGCTACACAAAGCTATATAGACAAAAGCAATACTCATAAAAGATAAGAGAAAGGGCAATGACCTCCGTCGTAGCGTCGCGGCGTAGCACAGTCTACGCACGTAGCGTAGCGAGGTCAAGAGTGAAGAGTAAgaaggggcccgattcggattttgaaatagacatctattagatatcttttagacatcaccaagatacgataacgatatgtttaagatctaatctgtcaaatttgacatttgcgcgattctggagatactcttgaacgatttccacaggatatgacttagagatccaattcacatctaatagaatatcttactctatctaacgtaaaagtgacattggttgtccgaattgcgctgcaaattGCAAAAGaggactagttgatatctaaagtaTAACTTATCTACAATGGATCTagcacgtgtcgtctcttgtgtaagttcgaatacggcagaaggCATGTTCAGATTTGAAATATTAACTTGATTTTTTAATACGATACGAACTTGTGAAAATGGTGCCGCGTGGCAGTACTACGTGAGCAACTgataaatatcatttgataccagtcgcttttcggtgaaggaaaaaatcgtgaggaaaccggattaatcccaataatgcctagtttcccctctgggttggaaggtcagatggcagttgctttcgtaacaactggtgcctacgtcaatgGAATACTTGGGATTAATTGTCAAACGGACCTCAGGCTCATGAGCCGTGAcaaaatgccaggataacgcgaggaaaatgaTTATTATTTCCTGATTTTATGTAGAAATCTTGAAAATGATGTCAAACAAAAAAAACCAAGCGAAAAACTTGTTTGACATAATGTCTTTAATTGAATTTACGAAAGCAATTATAAGGTTGATGTTCTGATAATTGATCTAGCATGGCCTTTCAGATTATCGACTtattaattgaaattgaaatttaaaagaaATTACTCATTTGGAAATTATCGTTGACATTACATTAATTAGGGTTCTTAAAATGTTTGGACAACCCTATAGAGCTGATAGAAAATCTGGTATGAGTCCAATATGGAGGGTATACGATTATAGTCCAAATTTTGCTTTGTTAGACAGTGAGACTTCTGTACTACgaagaattattattttacaaagtatgtatgtattttaaagTTCCTACCCTTCTTTCAAGAGATGTTAGCTAGGGATGTATAGATATAGtgtgacataaaatagtagaaattaaataaaaaggaaCTAAAAAtcccatactaaattgttgccatgtttaagcattttacgtcaaaaatgtgacagttacgtaggaagtggcgcccacactaattttctacaattttttgTCGGACTGACCGTGACTATAGTGACGGTATCGTCACTATAGTCACCTAGTTAAACCAAAacataattacctatacaatatatctaaatatataatatcCCATTATCGAACTATAATCAGATCAACGGAACCCCTCTTCCAAACCACCGGCTTGACTAATCCACGATTCCGCACACGCTatcaaattatacccaattTCACACTCGGACCCGCTGACTATATAAGCTGTGGCACGGAATACAGACACAGATCGTGCAATATGAAGTGCATCATCTTCTCCGTGTTGCTAGCTGTGGCACTGGCGCTGCCGGCGGTAAGATTTTTATCGGTTTTTGCTAGGGATGTGCGTTCCGCTACTTAaccggtttttaatttttattagtaaCGTCTTggagttgttttatttttttagttattttatacttcataacgaaaatagaaatatGTATATAATGAAAATATGGAAATTTAATAAAGCCcatacttaacaaataaaaaagttacaacttgaaattttggtcatTCTTATAACCTTAAGTCAAATCCATAGGAATGATTTGTTGTGAAAGTTTCTACaccataaactaaataaatcctTTTTTTTCTAGCCTAAGCCAGATGATAACGACAATAACCCGGTAATAACTTAACATTATCACAAACTAAAATCCATTTAAGTTTGCACGCTAagtgctatagttcgtttttttagcattagaaagaagttgcaagaaggtaagcgatcttgacatgtcttttaattgaaaaacgctttttaaaaatcaaaaactattatttataaaagcagaagaatataaattatcgtattagattcttaattgttacatatttgccgtaacttatttttaaaatgtgtttttcaattaaaagacacatcaagattgtttaccttatttctaatgctaaaaaaaacgaactatacatgtTTAAAACGTCTACACAGGTTTTAACCAGTAAATCTTGATGATATTTGGACCCTATATACCCAAAAGCCAGTCATCCAACGATGGCTTTTTCTATGCAAAAGGGCGTCAGTTTTTGATTCTTCAggcaaaaacaaataaaaaaggtGTTACACCAAATAAGGTGCAGCTATACCTACTTTGTAGTCACTTTTGGCAGCCAAGAGTGCCAAGTCAGTGGAAACTCAGTGTAGAAGAACTAGTAATGTTATTAGAACATGACATTACCTACATCAAAATTTGATATATGTAATAGcattttaatcatcatcatcagtaagattattaataaaatccATTCTATTTCGTTTTAGCATAGCCACAACCAACCTGATAGTGTGAGTTATGTTTCGTAACTAATTAATGCAAAAACATAAAGTAACGTTGCCGTAAATTTGACGGATAAAGTAGATGGCGTCGTGcaccgggtgtggcttgtaatatgagcaaaaaattacaCTGTgcgctgtactcctcatactgaccaacatttgtccagcgacttttaaaaataacttgtggtttgctTTTTAATGCacgttaaagtttattctaagacgcaatgtattgcgaactttgttatgtttaaggcgtgacaagcaacgtcaatcacaatgatatgacgtggcgaatggcgtccattgaagataatatttattttgtatgaaacataGGGAGTCtacatacttcataatttttaaaagttgttgaacaaaagtgtcgtcgtttgaggagtacaatgtatgttttaattatttggtcgtgttacaggccatacCCGGTTCCCCGGTTCCCTGTTCATTATGCTGTCTTTAGGTTtttaaagtcagaccaagaatagtctgcagcggatttgatagcccacgcagtgaaagtgttattttaaacgtcaaacttctatgaaatcatgacgtataaatgacacttgcactgcgcgggctatcaaatccgctgcagactttatttggtccgactctaaataGCATGTGACAATCAATCCAAGTACCTAAACGACGCCATACCGTACAGTGTCATCATTTACAACTGTCATATTTTCTCCATTATTGTACGGATCTAAGTATCCCATTGTAGATTTATTCTAAATATTTTAGCTTTTATTCAAGCcctattttatttatctcttttaTTTATTCTAGCAGCTTTATCATCAGTTTATCTTTTTTTATAATcagttttgttattattattttaattttttttactaaacaATCGTATAATATAATTTTCAGCGCCGTAGTATGGTAAATACTTTCACcgattaattattgtttattgcgTATCTGCCAttagcagtggcgtagctagggggggcggcgggggcggtccgccccgggtgtcacccatttaggggtgacacccgaccgtgaacatcagtagtgccacctataaaaattcgtaaaattaaagcgatggagtaaatcctgagctattaaaaaaaatacaactactctttttaaatatattttacaattttgattgaattttggggtgacacccacaatttccgcaccgggtgccacccatgctagctacgccactggccATTAGCCTTACAAGATTCTTAAGAGGACGGTAGAAGAtagcttctccatacaaacaaaGTCCCCATTCGTCTCtctagaatttttttttaaatgttttaacaCGATTACATGTATTTTAACCATAGCTATACACATAAAAGTTAAGAgcgaaaaataattacatatacatttttaaatgctcctaactcgaataataaataaaaatcgaaaaaaaatacaaaaagctgTGGTTAATTTATCTGAAattgtgtaataaatattttctataatgttaatatctAGAGAGGAAAATTGGAACTACGCTTGTATGGAGAAATAATAGTCTCCTTTCGTCTTAAGTACAAATTGGCATAGTTAGGGCCGGAGGAAAAAATAGCATGTGAAAATTGTATTATACAAATCTAATATTATTTTGGTAGATCCCATTATTTAGTTCGCGGAGTCTTTCGAGCGTATCAAGCGACAgggaggatgatgatgatgataactcGACTTACGAAGTAAGTATatgttttatggctcctctacacgatgggccagcgccggccagtctaagggacgcatttatacgttagagggagcaagtgatattgctatctaattctaccacatggctgcgtcccttggagtggccggcgctggcccatcgtgtgaAGGAGCCATtaccttttgttatttattgattttaaatcCGTCAACCTTACGAGTTGCTAAATAATATCTGGAATGGAATGAAAAAGGttatgttaaaaattgtgtcgtgcgtgataaatatttataggTAATATTTATAAACTTGGTTCGTCCTTTTTTCGCATGATTTCTCTTTAGTGGATAGAATCAGGcattactttgcggaaatccatattaaataaaaccaaaatataACTATGCTAATCcacgaaaagataacgtgctagtcaaccAGTGCTAACGGGTtagtaaagtaatattttggtttttaattaatttctcTTTTTTCACATAttctaaattttttttagaaatactcgaGGTCAGACAGCGACCGagaagatgatgatgacaacTCGACTTACGAAGTAAGTATATGTTTAATGTCATTAATGACCGAAGTGTATGAGATTATGTGTAGTCGCTTTTATACTATCGTTGACAATATCGTCCACGATTTACCGTTACTGTCCTCGACAGTATAGAGGCAATTCTATACAATCTTATCTtctcctctacacaatgggccagcgccggccattccaagggacgcatttatgcgttagagggagcaagtgatattgctatctcattctaccgcatgattgcgtcccttggagtggccggcgctagcccatcgtgtagaggagccattatacattTTGGTCCTTCACTGTGTCGTGACGACAAATCGTGtcgtacttaataaaatataaaagttacAAGCGGAGAAATAGTGAATCAAAACCGGTAAATATAATTAGTATGAGAAAAATTTCACGTTTTTCACAAAGcatcattttttttagaaatcCGCGAGGTCTGACAGCGACCgagaagatgatgatgaaaattcAACCTATGAAGTAAGTTTTTAGTATTATTGCTATATTTTCGACGAAgtaagtcatttattataattagatatttaattaaaatacccCAAAACAataatactggcgtcacaaattggtattcttgcgtccgcacctcattttataggtaatatcggtcattatcgttGGTTGAATTCGGTGAACCAAATTGGCGTCTGCGTCCGCACgttctgattcgatcgggcaatttaatcagattggtgaAAAATTTACTAGTTTGGATACGCCTTACTATTTTACAGAGTCGATCAAGCAGCAGCAGCAACAAACGATCTCGATCTGATAGCGATAGAGAAGATGACGATGAAAATTCAACCTATGAAgtaagttttcagtattattaCTACATTTTCCCGAgacattaaccttttggacgccaatgaccgatatatcagcaccgcaggtccaacgccaaagacggattaatcggtcactgTCCaaagagcaacatagacctacgtgcatatgcataaagttcaatttcagttttgacacatcggtgacgtggcgtctgagtgacagtttttttgtttgacacggcgtcgaaaaggttaatttaCACTGTCTATaaggagcgctggtggcctagcggtaagagcgtgcgactttcaatctggtcGCGGGTTCgtaccccggctcgtaccaataagtttttcggaacttatgtacgaaatatcatttgatatttaccagtcgcttttcggtaaaggaaaacatcgtgaggaaaccggactaatcccaataaggcctgatttaccctctgggttgaatgcacagatggcagtcgctttcgtaaaaactagtgcctacgccaattcttgggattagttgccaagcggacctcaggctcccatgagccgtggcaaaatgccgcaacaacgcgaggaagaagatgatGATTAATTTACTATCTTATCATTTACGAGACAAATCCTTTATTGTGCCCTCATCAATATAATGtcctgcccgattcgaacttcaagatacgtctagatacgatgtGGATAAGATAtatcaatgtcaaaagtgacgtttttgtttgaagaaacgtcacttttgacactgacatatctaatccaatTCTGATCGGGCCGCGTGAGTCGTGTCATcaggcatctcgctcgcacttattGGTGTATGCAAGATGCACTGCAAGTCGTGTCAATGTCACAACAACTTAAAATCTCTTCACAGCCATTGTTCGTTTGATTAAACCCGTTCTGCAACAATTCTTGAATACATTAACCGGTTTTTTCATCATATCAGCAACACTTCCACTATCCAACAAAGGCTTTCCAGGATCTCCATCTCCATCTCGATTCCCTGCAATTTTGACCAAAATTCGATCCATTTAGTTGAAGATTTCCGGGTCTATGCGTTTTTCTAGTAGGTAATCTGCGACATCAtctatgtcatcatcatcatcacaggcgtccactgctgaacataggcctcccctaaaGAGTACCACAACGAcaggtcttgcgccacccgcatccagcggattCCCGCGACCTACCTACTCTATCTCATCTATGTACCTACTGATTAATTTACAAGCTTTAAAAAAGTCCAGTCCGTGATAAAGCTTGTGTCAagaaagaaattaaaaaaaaacttttaagtcTTGCATTTAACCATAATTCAAAAACAAGCAAAAAAGGATTTTCGATATAACAATAAAACGGCTCTCATaatcaataataaaaaatcttatttatttttctagtCACGATCAAGTAGCAGTTCGAGCTCTAATGTCCAAGTAAGTCATTATTGAAAATGAAGACTAGtattatattaacattattttattgaacagttgaaattttaaacCGGTTTATCATAAACGTATGTACTTAACCGGTTTTTCTACCAATATGTTGACATACTCGTACACtcaattttgtaataaaatctgGTCAATTCTAGTCACATGTACGATAAAACATGCCAGAAGTGACAAAATGGGTATCACTATAATTGTAAAATTACCACGTAGTAAATTTTTTGCCAAACTTGCAACGTTAACCAAAACCGGTAATTTTACAATATGTTTCTATCGTTTCAGAGAAGTCACAaggtaattaattttatttactctGGCTTTAATAAAAGTTTTAATGCAAAATAGGCATTCGTTGCTGTTTCTGCGGCTCTGCCCGCGACCCGTGAGATATTCCTTCAGTTACTGTCACTTCTTCCTACCCCCAGGGCTATGAAAGTACTTGAGCCTAGTACAAAATGTCCTAAATTTTGCTCCACTCTACTTAATCCAGACAGATTGAGTTATACATGCCTGCATACCTTGTGTCTGCATGCCTTTCTTTTATATATGGATATAAATAAGGAATAATAATAAagcatttacatttatttatagtCGAGCCAGCGCGTAGCAGAACTCTCGTCTTATTTGGACTACCTCAATGATGTAAGTACCTAGAGCCAGatagaaatataacaaataattattttgatatgaccttgaatatcgctcacgctgattggtgcatgcgaaatgaagtaTAAACTACAGGGGCCCAttccaacaacaacaacaataacaacaacaacaacaacaacaacaacaacaacgacaacaacaacaatatcagtccgccggacggcatcggcgTGTCAgatgttcggaactgtcataaTTTTtttctgacaggccgataccgtccggcgggctAATTAGTGGGccgtgggccccttaagtcgTAAATGAAACGCCAATCACAAAAATggtcgtcaaggtcgtatccagttcaaatataacaaattgttaaattaaaATCAACAATACATCGTGTTAAATACAACTTAAATTACTTTTACTCTTAATTTATGTAtatgataacaaaaaaaatacatgaagtcaataatatatttaattaaattttatttagtaataataaatgttttatttaatcatttttGTTTTCAGAAATACGACGGCCAGGGTGTAAGTAATTTATTCGATTGGCAATCTTGATTATTTAATATCATTCAAATCAAAGTGTttccaatatttttatttttcaataagagTATTTTTTTGTCTTAGTTGTAAACATTAACTGATTTTTCTCATGTCTTGCAGGTTTTGAAAGTAGAATACGTAAGTACCAAAAGCATAAATTTATCTTTGAAGCATCAAAGATATCTTTGTTGTTATTTGTATCTcaataacatacataatatataagtataaatactaagatttttatgattttttttttcaaacagtCCCCGGCATCAAAGAAGTTCAACGTAAGTACAATGAAAACAGCAtttcttatttaagtattttttcacgtttatgtaaatatttttcttttattatacctaaataGGCGCGTCAAGCAGTTTTTAATATAAGTTTCTAGTTATTCTTAAAATCAAAGACTAAATAATATGTAACGCAAAGATTTTCACTTTTGTAAATAAACGTTCTAAGATTTTTTGTATTAAGTCGGGgttaaacaataatttaaaaGCCAATAATTTTTACTTGCAGAGATACACGAGAACCCACAACCTAggggtaaatatttaaaattacttattaacttaatttaaaattaaataccagTCAACTTTGCTAAGTaatttaaaagatatattaaaaagtatttttgtagATATAACACACattatagtatattttaatagAAACAATTTTATTTGTACATACTTGAGTGAACTCTTATATAACTAAAAAACTTAACCTCGTGCCACCCAATGtccattaggatgtacactcaaaaacaaagtaggtagcatcGTAAATTTTTCgaacaaattaaattcaacCCAATGGATAATAaaacaagattctaacttccttggctataattttatatggtgggcggcacgaagTTAATATATCACTCTTAAaaatttataatacatatttatcatgtgtattttgttttaatgag contains:
- the LOC134675745 gene encoding nucleolar transcription factor 1-B-like produces the protein MVPLFSSRSLSSVSSDREDDDDDNSTYEKYSRSDSDREDDDDNSTYEKSARSDSDREDDDENSTYESRSSSSSNKRSRSDSDREDDDENSTYESRSSSSSSSNVQVSHY